One part of the Prochlorococcus marinus str. MIT 9313 genome encodes these proteins:
- the ebsA gene encoding type IV pilus biogenesis protein EbsA, producing the protein MTLPIPSEAAQLALFAPYCGGLSRQADLQRALRLLAQSSLKGERPLQGGRVHRFTLRWQGARSPLELCSCQLCFPDIQALTYTFDVSTHQLVEWLMDWPEFGGQGDGDLPNRFWKWLLLGSEESVGDA; encoded by the coding sequence TTGACGTTGCCAATTCCCTCCGAAGCGGCCCAATTGGCCTTGTTTGCACCCTATTGCGGTGGCCTTTCCAGGCAGGCTGATTTGCAGCGAGCCCTGCGGCTCTTGGCTCAGAGCTCATTGAAAGGAGAGCGACCTCTTCAAGGTGGTCGTGTTCATCGCTTCACTCTTCGTTGGCAGGGAGCTAGGTCGCCACTGGAGCTGTGTTCTTGTCAGTTGTGTTTCCCAGACATCCAAGCTTTGACCTACACCTTTGATGTGTCTACGCATCAACTTGTGGAATGGTTGATGGACTGGCCTGAGTTTGGGGGGCAGGGAGACGGAGACCTGCCCAATCGATTCTGGAAGTGGCTGCTGTTGGGTTCTGAAGAGTCTGTGGGGGACGCCTAA
- a CDS encoding phosphotransacetylase family protein — MGKTLLIGSCEPFSGKSALVLGLARQLIAANQPIRFGKPLATSVEWDPAVSPLPEPLIDDDVRFVGATLGLSEHQLIPSLHLLAKATADHRLAMSQIDAGKGFEDLCKQLDLHAQGLTILEAAGSLHEGLLYGLSLGQLAHGLDARVVLVHLWQDSCSVDALLAAKEQLGDHLVGIVLNAVKPDEIDDLETNVVPALEALGLAVFGVMPHSPLLRSVTVGELVRRLGARVICCSERLELLVETLSIGAMNVNSAMDFFRCRRNMAVVTGADRTDIQLAALEASTQCLILTGAGQPLPQLISRAEELEVPLLKVDHDTLSTVEVIEQAFGHVRLHEAVKATYSFRLVDEHCDLDRLFDVLGLPMQGR; from the coding sequence ATGGGCAAGACCTTGCTGATTGGCTCTTGTGAGCCATTCAGTGGTAAATCGGCATTGGTTCTTGGTCTCGCTCGCCAGTTGATAGCGGCGAATCAGCCCATTCGCTTTGGGAAGCCTTTGGCCACGAGTGTGGAATGGGATCCCGCAGTTTCCCCTCTGCCCGAACCTTTAATTGATGATGATGTTCGTTTTGTTGGTGCAACCCTGGGTTTGTCTGAGCATCAGCTGATTCCCTCTTTGCATCTCCTGGCAAAGGCAACGGCCGATCACCGTTTGGCCATGTCTCAAATCGATGCTGGCAAAGGATTTGAGGACCTATGCAAACAGCTCGATCTTCATGCTCAGGGCCTCACCATTCTTGAGGCAGCCGGTAGTTTGCATGAAGGCCTGCTTTACGGTCTTAGTCTTGGTCAGCTGGCCCATGGCTTGGATGCCCGCGTCGTGCTGGTGCATCTCTGGCAGGACAGCTGCAGCGTCGATGCTTTGTTAGCGGCGAAGGAGCAGCTTGGAGATCATCTGGTGGGCATCGTTTTGAATGCGGTAAAACCAGATGAAATTGATGATCTAGAAACCAATGTGGTGCCTGCCCTGGAGGCCCTTGGACTGGCGGTGTTCGGAGTGATGCCCCATTCGCCACTCTTGCGCAGCGTGACTGTGGGTGAGTTGGTTAGGCGCCTAGGAGCCCGGGTGATCTGTTGCTCTGAGCGACTTGAGCTTCTGGTTGAGACTCTCAGTATCGGAGCCATGAATGTGAATTCCGCCATGGACTTTTTCCGTTGTCGTCGCAACATGGCTGTGGTGACTGGTGCTGACCGTACTGATATTCAGTTGGCGGCCCTCGAGGCTTCGACTCAGTGCTTGATCCTCACTGGTGCAGGGCAACCTTTGCCGCAGTTGATTAGTAGGGCAGAAGAACTTGAGGTTCCTTTACTCAAGGTGGATCACGACACACTGTCTACCGTGGAAGTGATTGAGCAGGCCTTTGGTCATGTGCGACTGCATGAGGCCGTTAAAGCAACCTATTCCTTCCGATTGGTGGATGAACACTGTGACTTGGACCGTTTGTTTGATGTTCTGGGGTTGCCTATGCAGGGTCGATGA